From a region of the Ketobacter sp. MCCC 1A13808 genome:
- a CDS encoding PAS domain S-box protein, with protein MNFGRNILISVVLSVLLLGLISLMSNLDEEYDALSDDLGQALDSQMLISHVIRELGYNGFIHNFKNYLLRGDEEYYQATAASFQRLDRLLKSGLNRDTDPVLQAFFEQIQDTVYEYEANLELVRQYRSQGLGVSEIDKRVRVDDRAASEALSQLISQLQTNAARLLHQIKRDQSDVRNQLLTVAMATMLVAIVLCLIGWYIAARSWISRKEIDQLASKQKLLDAAPNPILVVSENGEIVVANRGSESIFETAKEQLIGRSIDDFIPPEIDLADISKRDAFFRSQASRTRVNPVLLQTPNGVKKEVEVQVGLYEVEGQKFAVANLLDVSNVTHLRLKAEQIEQRFRATFEMAPIGIAQVSLEGRFLKVNKKMEEIFGYSRYELESKHITDVTYKEDVDVSKYVMGRFQSNDSDHFRMEKRYQHKNGEIIWSNLTTTLYRDSLGKPEYLISIIEDISQRKQFEADLLESEAKFKTIANHVKGVVWMATPGMEKVLFASEYFEKLWGIPVESLKSKPAAFLDAIVEEDKPRVIKELDNHRHGNWDVEYRIKASDGKVHHIHDEGNPVRGANGAILYLVGLARDVTSEKVAIEKLEKTNRHLEQLAKFDPLTMAVRRQYALTDFEECIALHRRYGSDSTLIFIDLNEFKSVNDRFGHEGGDQLLIEFARFMRSNIRETDGFYRYAGDEFLVLLRETNADKATHFISKLQATLPQVEMDGKEWVTIGFACGACSLDGSDVQGANHWIKLADEEMYKVKALLKRGKEIAGNGA; from the coding sequence GTGAACTTCGGTAGAAACATATTAATATCTGTGGTGCTGAGTGTTCTTTTGCTGGGCTTGATTTCTCTGATGAGCAATCTTGACGAAGAATATGATGCCCTATCTGATGATTTGGGGCAGGCATTGGATTCCCAGATGCTGATCTCCCATGTTATCAGAGAGCTAGGGTACAACGGTTTTATCCATAATTTTAAAAACTATCTGCTGCGTGGTGATGAAGAATATTACCAAGCGACAGCAGCCAGTTTTCAGCGTTTGGACCGGTTACTGAAATCCGGTTTAAACCGCGATACCGATCCTGTTCTGCAGGCGTTTTTCGAACAAATACAAGACACAGTTTACGAATATGAAGCTAACCTGGAGCTTGTGAGGCAGTATCGCAGTCAGGGCTTGGGGGTTAGCGAAATTGACAAGCGCGTTCGGGTTGATGATCGTGCTGCATCGGAAGCCTTGTCTCAACTGATCAGCCAGTTACAAACCAATGCTGCCCGCTTGCTCCATCAGATTAAACGGGATCAAAGTGACGTCCGTAACCAGCTTCTGACGGTGGCGATGGCCACCATGCTGGTCGCCATCGTGTTATGCCTTATCGGCTGGTATATCGCAGCCCGTTCCTGGATTTCCCGTAAAGAAATAGATCAGCTTGCATCGAAGCAGAAACTGCTGGATGCTGCTCCGAATCCGATACTGGTGGTATCAGAAAATGGCGAGATTGTGGTTGCTAACCGGGGTTCGGAGAGCATATTCGAAACCGCCAAGGAACAATTGATCGGTCGCAGTATTGACGACTTTATTCCGCCTGAAATTGACTTGGCGGATATCTCAAAGCGAGATGCATTTTTCCGCTCTCAGGCTAGCCGGACCAGGGTGAATCCGGTATTGCTGCAGACGCCGAACGGGGTGAAAAAAGAAGTTGAAGTGCAGGTTGGTCTATACGAAGTAGAAGGTCAGAAGTTTGCGGTAGCGAATCTGCTCGATGTGTCTAACGTGACCCATCTGCGGCTTAAAGCCGAGCAAATCGAACAACGTTTTCGGGCGACGTTCGAAATGGCCCCCATTGGTATTGCTCAGGTGTCGTTGGAAGGCCGATTTCTGAAAGTGAACAAAAAGATGGAGGAGATTTTTGGCTACTCACGTTACGAGCTGGAATCGAAGCATATTACCGATGTGACCTATAAAGAAGATGTTGATGTGAGTAAATATGTGATGGGGCGTTTTCAGAGCAATGACTCTGACCATTTCCGCATGGAAAAACGTTACCAACATAAGAATGGAGAGATCATTTGGTCGAACCTGACCACCACTTTGTACCGGGATAGCCTGGGTAAGCCGGAGTACCTGATCAGCATTATTGAGGACATTTCCCAGCGCAAACAATTTGAAGCGGATCTGCTGGAATCGGAAGCGAAATTCAAAACGATTGCCAACCACGTGAAAGGTGTGGTGTGGATGGCGACCCCAGGAATGGAAAAAGTCCTATTTGCCAGCGAATATTTTGAAAAGCTATGGGGTATCCCGGTTGAAAGTTTGAAAAGCAAACCGGCGGCGTTTCTTGATGCGATTGTGGAAGAAGATAAGCCTAGGGTGATCAAAGAACTCGATAATCACCGCCATGGCAATTGGGATGTAGAATATCGGATTAAGGCTTCTGACGGCAAAGTGCATCACATTCACGACGAAGGCAATCCGGTGCGAGGCGCAAACGGTGCGATTTTATATCTTGTGGGGCTGGCGCGGGATGTCACCAGCGAAAAGGTTGCGATTGAAAAGCTGGAGAAGACCAATCGACACCTGGAGCAATTAGCAAAATTTGATCCGCTGACCATGGCTGTGAGGCGGCAATATGCATTGACGGATTTTGAAGAGTGCATTGCATTACATCGGCGTTATGGCAGCGACTCTACACTGATATTCATCGATCTAAACGAGTTCAAGTCAGTAAATGATCGCTTTGGCCATGAAGGAGGCGACCAATTATTAATTGAATTCGCCCGCTTCATGCGCTCTAACATCCGTGAAACCGATGGATTTTATCGTTACGCCGGCGACGAATTCCTGGTCTTATTGCGCGAAACCAACGCGGACAAAGCCACACATTTCATTTCCAAATTGCAGGCTACCTTGCCGCAGGTGGAAATGGATGGGAAGGAGTGG
- a CDS encoding substrate-binding domain-containing protein, giving the protein MKTYLTGVLIAVVVFGVRSAFAANPELVIIVNSNNGVESISSNEVADIFLGKSQRLPDGTKVVPLDQDGDGDVRQQFYDKVVRKSVSQLNSYWSRLIFTGRGQPPFAVTGDSEVLEFIASNPNMIGYVELAALQKANNSSSIKVLLTIP; this is encoded by the coding sequence ATGAAAACGTATCTAACAGGGGTGTTGATTGCAGTTGTGGTTTTTGGTGTCCGCTCAGCGTTCGCTGCAAATCCGGAGCTGGTAATCATAGTGAATAGTAACAACGGAGTTGAAAGCATCTCGTCGAACGAAGTGGCTGACATATTTCTCGGGAAAAGCCAACGCTTGCCGGACGGCACCAAGGTCGTGCCGTTAGACCAGGATGGTGACGGGGATGTCCGGCAGCAGTTCTACGATAAAGTGGTGCGTAAGTCGGTTTCGCAATTAAATTCTTATTGGTCTCGTCTGATTTTTACCGGAAGAGGGCAACCACCGTTTGCCGTTACCGGAGATTCGGAAGTGCTTGAGTTCATCGCCTCCAATCCGAATATGATCGGATACGTTGAACTTGCTGCGCTGCAGAAGGCCAATAATTCAAGTAGTATCAAGGTGCTTCTTACCATACCTTAA